The Topomyia yanbarensis strain Yona2022 chromosome 3, ASM3024719v1, whole genome shotgun sequence nucleotide sequence gtggatggtagagaattgatggtgtgtagaggagtggggctgtaaccctgcggaagaaacgaactagtaagtagttgaattagagtgtgtgctatgcacataaaaacccctccccgaagtaatgccgtaaggtagtgccggggaggaatcaggttctgggcaagagcagtggttttttatcgggtcgggtgatggcagcccaaacccgttccctgagacattggggtttttgtacattttccctcaggtatcagggttttcctgaaattttttttactgctctctaaaaaaaacacacagacattttgtgatctcgacgaactgaatcgaatggtatatgacactcggcctcccgggcctcggttggaaaatcgatttttggggttattgcatagcctttctttatatgagaaaaggcAAAAcgcaacaaaatgaaaaacaaacctTGATATCTTATTTGTCAACTTGAAATTTAATTAACATTTAAGTACAGTGAagactcgattttatcagcacccgatttcatcagcctccaattttatcagcttcatatgaaaattgatagttgaaaGTTTGAttagctctagcagacgaaccaagttgaattcgagtgaatccttccgaaatatgcaaaaaaaaattattttgcgctgtcagacccccttaaggtaAATTgaagctaaataatcagaaaggttatgaggccttatctagggactaaagaagaatattttaagagcttcggtttcttaaaaagaaagaaaaatatatgtctcgattttatcgaatgaccctgttttatcagcctaaaatttacCAAGGggtgataaaaacgggtctttactgtattaaaATGTTATTTCGTTTTTCTGTAAATGCTTTCTCAGTTTTTATCGCGAACAGACCTGCTATAGTGAAACCCTTTATATCATCCATTGTATCCTGATCGGTTGCAGTTGCGTAAAATTTGACTTGACTAACTGGAAAACAAAAACATTCACCACGTGTTGTTaatgttaaaaaaatctatGGCGAAGTGGACTGACGATTAGTAAAGAAAAAAGAATAGTGATTGCATTCAAAAATGATGTGATTTGTCTTACTATTCGTGAATCTCTGAATAGGAACGGAGTTAAGAAATAAGTttgcaaaattcttcactatttTGTCAGGAAGGTGTGCCCTCCTTTGCCAGTTGGAGCCGCCTATGAAGACCATATAAGGTAGTTGGCCACTCGTTTTAGCACGACACATTTCCAATGCAAAAGAAGGATGAATACTTGGAAAAATTACCAAACGCTCAGTCAAAATGTGCAATTATTTAGATTTTAATACAGATTCAAATGAAGCACGAAAGAAGCAATCAACCCCcaatgtttgagtaaaccgggtaGATGAAAAGACCAGAAGTTTCAGTGAAAGAGTTATTTGGcatacagattcaaagaactgaaagaaggaatcaactctTATGTTCGAGTGGACCGGGTTTATGAGTGGATAACAGGTTTGTTTGTGAGAGGCCGTTGCATCCGACGGCTCATCCTCATCAGCTTTACACCGCCTCAGTTCCTTGACTTAGGTAATGCGCAAAGCTTTGGCTTCTCTCATAACCTACTAATTACTAATATTTTActaatattttaaaatcaatcaacaagtgcAACGTATAACACTTTTACTTGGCGCACTTCCATCAGTAGTGAGAAAGTGAAATAAACTGCTGAAGAGAAAGGATGTCACTGTAACCGTGCGTCCGTGCTATGGCGACACAGTTCAGATCATCGGTTACAGATTCTAGAACCGAAGCATCAGTCATAATACGTTTAGATTATagaaagaaatgtaaaaattctgCAATTGTCTAATGCGGCTAGCTGTGCACTCTTCGAGGGGAGCAAAATGACCTACATTCCGAACAAAATGATCGATTTTCGTCCAGATTTGTCCCAATTCGAAGCAATATGGATGCGTGTCCCATCTTTCCAAAAAATCCTGGGTAGTGGTTATATCTAGGGAATTAATTTCGTCGATCTTCACTCCCAGTTCTTTCAGTACACGTTTCGATGTTATGCCTGCTATGCCTCCGAAGATGAACTAAGCGGACAGTTGCTAACTAGCATCACCTTTGTTTTGTGGCGAGCTAGCTGTAACTTCTCTATTTCTTCCTTTTTATTAATGACTTAGAATGAGTCAATTTTCCTCTTTATGTTTTAAACGAGATTCAAttagggagagcaaggagttgaaggaagaaagtttagaaaagcgtggaaaaggTCATATGAGTAAGCTTAGaatttaccggcgacttaaccctttgtctgctaccgcaggagtcaggattttttggcattgaaaatgcgaatcacctgagtctacggtaTGTCCGGACGAGCTATTATGTCTCTATTATTTCTGTTCTCAAATGTTTGATGGTCAGCGTTTTCACCTCTTCCAGCATCCCGTCTGTTTTCGTTACAATAACGACATTCGTGAATCTGACTATCTCGACTCCGATAGGCAGCTATAGCGTTAGCACGCCATTACACATTATGTTCCAATGCCAAATATAGTGGCTTGTGGCACGCCGGCCGTGACCTTCGTCGACTTCTGCTTCGAATTTTCGCAGTAGACTAGTACACGCTTCAAAAGGTAGCTGTATAGAATATTGCACAGCTATTGGGGGACTCGTATTTTGTGCAATGATGCTGCTACAGCCTCCTCTCTCTCTATGACTCTCCGGATTGCTTCCGTCGTCGATCTTCCTTTCCGCAATCCGAATTGACTGTTTGACAGACCGCTTTCAGATACTGTGCACCCCATAACCCTTTCGAAGAGCTTTCCGAGGGACATATGGGCCTGTAAGAAGCCAAATTTCTTGGCGGTTTTCTCGGCTTTGGCAGCAGAACCAGCTTCTGTATGTTACATGTGTGGTAAGTAGCCTTCGTCCAAGCATTTCGTCATCACTGTCCTGAACATATACGAGGATGCTAGAATTTTTCGTTCCAATCCGGCCCATTTTGACTTTAAGACTCTTTACCACTGTCCGAAGCTCGACAATGGAGGCATGCATATCTTCGTCGTCTATCTCGCCGTACGGTATCGGCAGCCATGTTGTTGGATTATGCTTCCGGAAAAAAACCCTCCACAGGCACATTTCAATCGATGACGATGGACCTTTGATcgtcgccatcacgactcgataAGCGTTACTCCAGGAATTAGCATCAGCTTCTCGACATAGCTCTTTGTAGCTGTTTGATTTGTTCACCTTTATTTCTCGTTTGAAAGCGTGTATGATGTAAgaatattaataaaatttcaCGTCGGTTTTTCAGAGATGACTGAACGCATTTTAACAAACTTTGTTTCAAATGAAAAGTTGCATCGGCTGCAACTGAATTGCattccgatccgacttccgtaTCCAGAGTCTTTACAAACAAAATCATGCCATTCTTTTCCGTAAACCGATGTGTCCCAAGGTAGCAATCTAAATCTTTTGCTATTCGGACAGTTCTTCAACGACATCACAGTTCTGGCGAATGGTAGATTGTCCATGAACGCTGATGATTTGAACAAATTTTCTTTTATGACGTGAATAATTTTGCTTGTTGAGTTTTTGGAACATTCTCAAAATGCGCGGCTCGAATTGCTATAGAATTTCGGTTGGTCGATGTAACTATCACCAGAATTGTAGCTTCTCAACATAAGTTGTCAAATCTTCCTCCTTAGAAGGCGTTATGTTTTGATGATGATGTGACTTCCACCTCATACCTCTACAAAAGCTTGAGCTGATCGAATTATCTaatgaaaaattaataatttgacACACGAAAGACTTAGTGTATGAACATTTTCgattataattattatattttACGCCATAGTTTTTTCAAACTATAAAAGAAAACGAAACAACGGACTTATCCAtctttacaatttaaatattcAATTACCAGTTCAGCAAATTGCAAATGAGACAAACCTGATCACAGGTTTATAAGAAATCGCCGAATTCATACTGCTACAGCTTTAAACGAAATGCTTAACCTCGCGTTGAAAGCCGCCTACCCTACATCCAACCAATGGAAAGAAAAATTGCCCAAGGATACCACTTTCGAAGCCACCATTCGGATTTAGGTATATCCTAATGCCGGGTGAAGAGAGGAGCAAACGAAAAATCGCCCCAAAACCAAACCAATTCCGAAACGAAATaaattgctttgaaaaaaaaacgaacgaATGTTCGCGAATGGCAAGACGAATGGCAGCTTCAACAGCCCCGAGGAAGCTTAAACATGTACAAGTcagagaagaagaagaaaaaacctTCCGTGTTCGCCGCTAATAAATAACGGAAGAAGATATCCCGGGTCGGAATCGTATTTCGGACAGCAACAACCTACAGCAGTCACTCAGTGGCACCACGGCGGCCGTGGCAGAAAATTGCCAAGGGAGATTGTggaaatttgcaaaaaatataagTTGGACAATGCCGCGCGGAAAATGCCCAGATAAACAGTAATCCTTGTTCTGAGTAGAGCTGGAAAACGGATCGACTCGGATCGGGTGGTAACTTTTCCGCCAGGCAGGTTGAAAACGAGACGAAGAAGATTGAACGGAACAGTCAGTGAAGTGTGGAGGCAATAATCGAAACTTTGCCTATTTCGCATCCGTTAAGCCGACTGTTTTCCTGATTTTTGCCATCGGAGTTGAGAAATCGTGATGCGGCAGTCTGcgatgaaggaaaaaaataacgaAACCGGTTGAATCGAAGGAAGTGAATGAACAAAGTTGCGCTTTCGGATTGTGATTGTACGGCCGGTACGGAGGCTGAGAGCGAATACTAAATTGTAGTTTGTTTCAGGAAACAGACAGGCTGTTCATGGCAGATTGCTGTGCTGGCCTAATTTCCCTGTCTATGGTGGAAGAAGTGAACAATGTGCCTCATAATATATCTCGTAAATAATTGCTTATTGCGGGAGACTTAAGTTGTTTGCTAACAGGCCGAATTAAGATTAGTCTGAAGAGCTTTTACTGCGCCGCCTTATATGCAGAAGAGCATTTTATTTTCGAAGGACCTTATTTTGTGCAATAGTGTGTTATTTAAATACGTTAGCCAAGTCGCAAAGAACTTTGTAAAAAGAAACGGTGGTTATTAAAGTGTGAATAGCGGAAAAAGCGCATTGAATTAATGAAAGGATATTCCAGCGTTCAGTCGTTACTTTTTTCCGCAGTTTGCTAGGAAAGAAACTGAAGAAACAAGGGCGGATTCATTAGGTACTACATGCATCTAATTAGAAAGCGCCGTCGCCGTTTTTTTGTTTCCCTCTCACACAAAAAAAACACAAGAGTAATACTATATATCCACACTAATGACAGTTACACTCTAGCCTCCAAGCGAGGAATTGCGCCCCCTCAGAAAAAGGATAGTTAGTACTCACGGATGATGATAATCAGCAGAACCACTCCGATGATGCCCATGATGATCATCATCTTCATGTTGGCCCACCACTGCTTCCGCTTGAGTTTACCGGCCTGCTGTTCGAACTGCGATGCACCGTGCTGAAGGGCATCCGCTCGGGTGTCCAGTTCCGACAGCTTCTGGTCCCGTTCCAGTACCTTCTCCACATTCACGCGCATTATACCGACCACCTCGTCGACCTGGGCCTGTGTCTGCTGCAGTCGGTTCCCGCCGGCGGTATGGTTGCTTCCGGTCGGTTGGGTTCTGCCAGTCGGTGGGGGTGGTAATTTAGGAAAACTGTATGAGTTTGGGATTATGGCGATTGGCAAATAGGTTGGTTATTTGGTTGAGAATTTAGATCAAACACACATACAGGGGGGAGACACGCGGAAAACGGTGAAAGGTGAAACGTGCAGGCTCGGGAATGGAATGCATTCATTTATCTAGCGAAAAGCTTATCAAACGGAATCAGGATTAGCTATGGTCGAGACTACAGGATTAGTTACAGAATTATCTAATTGAAACTTGAAGAATCTAATGTCGTTTTTGTTTTAATTGCCCTCTCTACCTACAGATTTACACTCTAGTGCAACGTTTGCAACTTACGTAAAGTACAGTCAAATGGAAGaagcaaaacaaatgaaataagAGAGCTGACCAAAAACTTACCCATTCGAAGTACCTTCAGGGGCAGACATTGTTGTCGTATGACGTTTTCTGAAAAGAAAAACACAATAAGTAAATATTTCTGGATGCTACACTGAGACAGTCTGTATCAAAATATGTTCGGATTTTAAGAGAATTTAATAGAGTCATACAGTTGTTTGAGATGTCTTCAATCCGCGCAAATTTATTCAAATGGTTCTATGGACAAATAAGAGCATCTCTTCGTTTATTTTCCCTTTCGGTTTTTACAAGGCAATCGAAATACTTTCCAAGAATTGGTCTTGGATATTAGTCAGAGTTACTGAACAAATGTAGAAGCGAACAAAAAACTATCTTTACAGTTTTGCACATAGGACCATTTCAATAAGTATGCTAACATTGCCTTACTTAAGGAGTATTGCCACCTTGAAATCAATAAGGTATTACGAATTAAATTTACTATCTAGCACTAGAAATTATCGTCttataaattatgaaaattgaCTACACACATGTTTTCAAGTTTATCATTTTGAGTGCACACTAATTTACAGTATTTGTATTCGGTCGATCATCCCTGAACTTGAACAATGCATTACTCATAAGCTTAACTCGCATCCTTGGATTTGCTCATCGTTAAGGTACACAACAGACAAGGTAAAATTCCTCAAATAAAGGCAAGCTTCTGTCTTCAAAGAAAACCTGTGTGGTGGCGAGGTAAAGCTGTTCGGCTATAATCAGCACGTGCGCAAAGAATTCCACCGGAATCGGGCATCGTAAGGATGGTGCAGCTTTTATGGCCTATTTTGGTAGCTAGGTATTTAACGTTGATTGCTGTGCTTGGTCAGTCCTGCTGTTCTACTGgtagaaagttttttttcgaatgtTGTGACAAAAGTTGgaagaatcacacactacaattgcagacgagacaggaaaTGTGGCCCACTagaacactgcttaaggccaattgcaacGGGCcgcgattctgaatgtgatattcattgtacggttcagatcacgtgtatcatcgcgaagggctcgatcATTTGTGCGCTTACGTGTttaatcgcgtgtgcgtttgtatgtcgcgtgcgctaacgtgtatgtaacgtcgcgtgcataaattttattttataaccctcagcctttcgcatattcgcttgTACTCGGGTGATCGCGCGGGGAGCGAGAATCTTAATATTTAATTATCGGTGTACGTTTCAGATGCTAAAAGAAGGCCAGtgaatatgagctttattttttgattggtccaactgaatataTGAAATTGCTAGGACAGAGGGTAATTATTTTcggctaaaacgttcaccttattaccaaatttcaaattatcaaatttgcgcgttcgcgggcgtaggtgtgcgttgttgatcgcgaagggcttaagcgttcgtatgttaacgtgtttgtcgcggatacaaaactcgattttgtaaccgtgtggccattcacatattcgcatgcgttcttggatggtcacgcggaccgtcatttagttttcggtgcacaattcacatttttgttaaagaatttttaaCTACATAATATAATCTTTGTATTTGTATAGAAGTTCACGAACTCGTGGTTTCCTTTTTATGAATTGTCTTGAATCTCTGTCCAGAAATATTTCGTCTACATCTAGATTTGTGTTAATGGAAGTCAATTATATTTCCTTATCTAGTGTTTTTGatgttgttggttcattgtgTTGAGTTGTAGAGGTTGTTGCCAATTGTGGAATTTTCTTTACATGTGCCACATTCCTTTCGTATTGTTTCTTTGATCCTGAATCTTCAACTGTTACCTTTGAACCTATTCTTCTAACCGTATATCTATTTTAGTGAAAGGGTGTTTGCATtttgttgtatggtgttaaatgttgcattaaaaCGGTATCACCCGTCTGGACATCCGATTCCGTTGCGCGTCGCCTGCTGTCCTCACGGTCTTTTCCATTGTGTCCGGTGTAGGTGGAGCAGTCTCTATGTCTTCAATACAAGGAAGCTTAGAGCATACGGTTCGACCGTAACACAGTTCTGTTGGTGTTTCCCCTGCAGATGAATGAAGCGTCGTATAGTATATGATGAGATAATCGTTTAAATCTTTTTTCCAAATTCTTCCTAAAGCGCGACTTATTTGTAGTCTTTTCTAGAGTGAACGGTTCTGGCGTTCTACATGTCCATTTTCcttactttttttttaaatagtaaaatagtttttgttaCGACGAGGTCCCCCGTTCGACATGCTTTACTCGACGCGGCGACTCATCGATCGTCCACAGCGGTGCGGCAACTGTCAACCAGTCGCAGAGTCAAGATTAACTGTCGTCCAAACGTCATCGGCTGGCAGCAGGCCTTTTTCTTTTCGGATCCAACAGTTTAAGTGAACAGACCGTAAAATTAAGATTTATTCATTCTCGTatttataaatattatattatttCTGCATTACGCAGTTACACAGATCACCTAGATACTTACTGTAAGTAACAGCACTGATttatattttacaaaatttctaattaaaattaaaaatgtagaCGTGTGATCAAGGTGACGTACACCGGCCGACCCACTTCCACATGGTCGTTTGTGCACCAAAATTTGTAAGTAGGATACATAGAGATTATATGAATCACactaaaataaagaaaatttacAGCTTGAAGCTTACAACGATTAAATAGTGTTGCTATCTTGGATTTGGTCAGTCACAGCGATATTCCCCTCAACAGTTTTATTTGTCAAGTTATTTACAATTCAGTCCTTTTATACATTTAGATTTCTATATCGAGGTAATAATTCATATCAGCAATATTAATTCCGTCGTTACGTGCATTAACATAGCATAtgtaattaataattttttttaaaatttctaatcTTTTTGCTTTTACTAGCCCTCTTAGTGATGGTCTTACTAGATCCTCGAATGACAGGCGTCTCCATCCGTTTGTGATACCTGTTAACCTCTGTTGTAGCACCGTCCATGCCGGCATCACACGAGCACAGGTACTAAACTTGTGGCTGAGAGTCTCCTCCGTTTGGTTGCGACAGTATGTGCAGTTTCCATCTGAAGTACGCTGCATCACGAACATCAGTTTGCGGTGCTCGATCTTCTCGTTCACCAACAAATATAGTTTCGATCTTTGCGCTGAGGAAAGTTGTTTTACTGCTATATTTCGCCAGGTGTGGGGCCAGTTGTTTTCCGGATTTCGTCGTTCCACTCTTGGCAAGTCAGTTTGTTCGATGAAGTGTTGGTGAATTCGATCGGTGGAGGGGTTTTGTTGGATTTGCTGGGGGATTTGAGCTAAATGGGAAAGGATTATTTTAATGTCGGGAAGATCTGCGGGTATTACTGGGCGAGGATTTGCATGAAGTAGGGATCTGTAGTAAGGAAGGGATCCGATCTCTCGTAAATGTCGATTTATCGCAAGTGATTTACATTTCAGCGCTGGTATTTGCAGTTTTATGCCTCCTTCGTCTCTACTGCGGGCCAGCTGCATAATTGGGACGCGGGCGACCATTCCTCTCCAGAGAAATGTGCCCATCAGCGATGTAATTTTTGCTATGTGCACTGTAAATGGTGGCAGTATCGATGACATGTACCATATCCTGGAAGTGCCGAACGTATTCAACATGATGATTTTTTGTTGAAGTGTCAGCTGACGCGAAGAGTGCAGCCACATTTGTTGGGTGAATTTCCCTACAATTGCATCCCAATTTATCGTCGTCATCTGCCGTATCGAGTTTGTGAATACAACACCCAGGATTTTAACAGCATTGGTTGATTGTATCCACGTGTTGTTGATATCATTGCCTCCCCAGACTCCAACGTCAACGGCAATCGACTTTC carries:
- the LOC131693752 gene encoding synaptobrevin isoform X2; the encoded protein is MSAPEGTSNGFPKLPPPPTGRTQPTGSNHTAGGNRLQQTQAQVDEVVGIMRVNVEKVLERDQKLSELDTRADALQHGASQFEQQAGKLKRKQWWANMKMMIIMGIIGVVLLIIIILSIYF
- the LOC131693752 gene encoding synaptobrevin isoform X3: MSAPEGTSNGTQPTGSNHTAGGNRLQQTQAQVDEVVGIMRVNVEKVLERDQKLSELDTRADALQHGASQFEQQAGKLKRKQWWANMKMMIIMGIIGVVLLIIIILWLVPDNSQ
- the LOC131693752 gene encoding vesicle-associated membrane protein 3 isoform X1; amino-acid sequence: MSAPEGTSNGFPKLPPPPTGRTQPTGSNHTAGGNRLQQTQAQVDEVVGIMRVNVEKVLERDQKLSELDTRADALQHGASQFEQQAGKLKRKQWWANMKMMIIMGIIGVVLLIIIILWLVPDNSQ